Proteins encoded by one window of Aphis gossypii isolate Hap1 chromosome X, ASM2018417v2, whole genome shotgun sequence:
- the LOC126552652 gene encoding uncharacterized protein LOC126552652, with amino-acid sequence MNNELDDFDKDIVRRFIYDFYDRGEYPTAFSILNTYREKNNYTGSVRSMRRVLKNLNFSFKKCNDGRKFLMERLDIVALRCTFLRKTCTLRKNNDRRPVVYVDETWVNQNHSRSIIWQNNEGTEGLKVPIGKGGRLIVCHAGCARYGFIKDSKLVFRSNTGNTTYYHNQMNAEVYKEWFFELLNHLEEPSIIVMDNASYHSTLAENYPKSNSRKSDVQKWLKDKNIPYSNLETLAELKMKVKNIMPREKSYLLDQLTLERGHEVIRLPPYHCQYNANELIWAQVKNEVAKKNNTFKMVDIERLTHEALDSVTVQDWEKCVRHAETIQAQDYEKEVHRDAILEPIILTILPGDSDSSDDEDTNNDEDIFGN; translated from the coding sequence ATGAACAACGAGTTGGACGATTTTGATAAAGATATAGTCAGAAGATTTATTTACGACTTTTATGATAGAGGTGAGTACCCGACTGCCTTTTCCATACTCAACACTTaccgagaaaaaaataattacactggAAGCGTTAGGTCAATGCGACGCgttcttaaaaatttgaatttttcatttaagaaGTGTAATGACGGGCGCAAATTTCTAATGGAACGTTTAGACATAGTTGCTCTACGGTGCACATTCCTCAGAAAAACGTGCACACTGCGTAAAAATAACGATAGACGCCCTGTTGTTTATGTTGATGAGACTTGGGTTAATCAAAATCACTCACGATCCATTATTTGGCAGAACAATGAAGGTACGGAAGGATTAAAGGTTCCAATTGGCAAGGGTGGTCGACTGATTGTATGTCACGCAGGATGCGCCCGCTACGGTTTTATTAAGGattcaaaattagtttttcgTAGTAACACTGGTAATACTACATACTACCATAACCAAATGAATGCTGAGGTGTATAAAGAGTGGTTTTTTGAATTACTCAATCATCTTGAAGAGCcctctattattgttatggatAACGCTTCATATCATTCGACCTTGGCTGAAAATTATCCTAAGAGTAATTCTAGAAAATCGGATGTACAAAAATggcttaaagataaaaatattcccTACAGTAATCTAGAAACATTAGCCGAACTCAAAATGAaggtgaaaaatataatgccaCGTGAAAAATCGTATCTCCTTGATCAGTTGACATTAGAAAGAGGTCATGAGGTGATACGACTTCCTCCCTATCACTGCCAGTATAACGCTAATGAGTTGATTTGGGCTCAAGTTAAAAATGAAGTtgccaaaaaaaataacactttcAAGATGGTAGACATTGAACGCTTGACTCATGAAGCGTTAGATTCAGTGACTGTACAAGACTGGGAGAAATGTGTACGACATGCAGAAACTATTCAAGCGCAAGACTATGAAAAAGAAGTTCACAGGGATGCCATATTAGAACCTATTATATTGACCATATTACCAGGTGATAGTGATTCAAGTGATGATGAAGACACAAATAATGATGAAGACATATTTGGTAACTAA
- the LOC126552654 gene encoding uncharacterized protein LOC126552654 encodes MDDTYLDVTAGYVDDCKITQMQYHSFTPYSNTSFSYNDEIRINIQNMESYTLPCESYIYIEGKLRKPYEAEGDVRFSNNGLTFLFSEMRYEINGIEIQKLKSPGVSSCLKAYCSYTPSDLNTLDNCAWDSGMDGEDNKTFMSNDVFTGCIPLKHLFGF; translated from the coding sequence ATGGATGACACATATTTAGATGTAACGGCCGGTTATGTCGACGATTGTAAAATAACTCAAATGCAATATCATTCGTTCACGCCGTATTCAAACACGTCTTTTTCATACAATGatgaaattagaataaatattcaaaatatggaaTCTTACACTCTACCGTGTgaaagttatatttacattgaagGAAAGCTAAGAAAACCTTACGAAGCTGAAGGAGACGTACGTTTTTCGAATAATggtttgacatttttattctcCGAAATGCGATATGAAATAAACGgaatagaaatacaaaaattgaaatcacCCGGAGTCTCGTCTTGCCTGAAAGCATACTGTTCATATACACCAAGTGACTTGAATACGTTAGACAATTGTGCTTGGGACTCGGGCATGGACGGCGAagataataaaacttttatgagCAACGATGTATTTACCGGTTGTATACctctaaaacatttattcgGATTTTGa